Genomic DNA from Paenibacillus donghaensis:
TCCATTGGGGACCGATCCCCGATCATAAATGGTGGATGAAATACTGCCGCGCGCCTCGGCGCCTTCGCCTTCGGCGGCCGGCTCTTTGCCGTCTGAACATCCGGCAAGCAAAGTCCCCCCCAAACCTGCAATCAGCATCACTTTGGGCAGCTTATTGAACATACTCATGATGAAAACCCCTCTTTCTTTTTTAGATAAGGATATGGAGAATGTTCGGCTGGTTAACCTTTAATAGAGCCGAGCATAACACCTTTCACGAAATACTTTTGCAATAGCGGATAGACAGCCAGAATTGGAACAATCATGACGATGACGGCAGCGGAACGTATACCTTCAGGTGTCATACTGGCCATCATCGTAGGATCAGCGAAATCCTGAATCACAGAGGTGGATTTAATCATATTCTGCACCAGTACCGTCATATTGTATTTGGCCGTATCGTTAATATAGATCATGACACTCATGAAGGAGTTCCAATAGCCGACTCCGTAGAACAGCGCTAACGTGGCAAGCATCGGCTTAGACAGCGGCAGAACAATCCGCATCAGGATACCTACTTCGCCGCAGCCATCAATTTTAGCCGCTTCATCCACTTCGCCAGGCAGTTGCTCGAAGGCAGAACGCATCAGCAGCATGTTGTATGTACTGACCAAACCAGGCAACCATAACGCTCCGTAGCTGTTAACCAGACCCAGATTCTGCACAACCAGATAGGTGGGGATAAGCCCGCCATTAAAAATCATCGTAAACACCATCGCCATTGTAAAAAAACGGCGGCTGTAAAACTGTCTTCTGGATAAGGGATAGGCAGCCATAATAGTGACCAGCATACTTAGCCCTGTCCCAATCAGAGTGATCTGCAGGCTATTCCAGAAGGAACGCATGATCGGCGTACCTGTAAATAAACTTTTAAATGATGAGAAACTGAAGTCCACTGGCCATAAGGTTACCCGGCCGCTTACTACCGCATCCGCTCCGCTGAGCGATAAAGCGACTACGTTAAGCAGCGGCAGTATACAACTCAGGGAGATTAGTGCCAACAATACGTAATTAAAGATATAA
This window encodes:
- a CDS encoding carbohydrate ABC transporter permease translates to MRDSRGEKLFYIFNYVLLALISLSCILPLLNVVALSLSGADAVVSGRVTLWPVDFSFSSFKSLFTGTPIMRSFWNSLQITLIGTGLSMLVTIMAAYPLSRRQFYSRRFFTMAMVFTMIFNGGLIPTYLVVQNLGLVNSYGALWLPGLVSTYNMLLMRSAFEQLPGEVDEAAKIDGCGEVGILMRIVLPLSKPMLATLALFYGVGYWNSFMSVMIYINDTAKYNMTVLVQNMIKSTSVIQDFADPTMMASMTPEGIRSAAVIVMIVPILAVYPLLQKYFVKGVMLGSIKG